TAATCGTAGCAGGACATATATACCTCTGTAAACGCTGGAAGCTCGTTTTTGAACATCTCGAACATACTTTTGAATCTCGGGATGATCAAAAGCCCCATAACGGTTACAATAAGCACAACAAATCCTGCTACGAAACAAGGATACGAAAGAGCCCCTTTTACGTCTTTTAAGAGCTTCTCCCTCTTAACGTAATAGTCTGCCAGCCTTTCAAAAACTTGGGGCATATTGCCGCTGGTTTCTCCTGCGAGGCTCATCGCTCTGAAGAATGTGTTGAATACTTTCGGATGTTTTTTAAGGGCGTCTGTGAAAGTGCTGCCGGCTTTGATGTCTTCTGAAATTGAGTTTAAGGTCTTCTCGAAGTATTCATTGTCTATGTCGTCTGAGATTGTCTCCAAAGATTCTGTTATGGAAACTCCGCCGCCCATCATAGTGCCAATCTGCCAGCAAAATGCAGCCATTTCAGAGAGTGATACGTGTTTTACATTTCTCTTTTTCTTCCGGCTTTTCTTCTTTCGAGTGTCAAGCTCTTCGATGAGAACGGGGATTCGCCCTTGGCATCTTGCCCAAACAATTACTTCGCTGTGGCTGACGGCTTCGTAAGTGCCTGTGTATTGTTTGCCGCTCTCGTCTCTGAGTATGTACTTGAAAGTTTTCATAATTTTAACCGCTAAAAGCAAGTGTTAATACTTGTCTAATAGCCATTGTACCAAAATATACAGCAAGTCAAGAACTTTTACGTAAGTTTTCTTGCATTTTTAAAAATTTTTCAAATATAAATACTTGTTTAGTGGCTGTGGTGTGATTATGAGGCTTGATTCAGAGGCTGCTGTAGGCCGCAGCAAGAACTTCTTCGGCAGTCGTGATTCCGACTGCCATCCTTCTTACTCCGCTCTCAAGAAGGCCGTCGAAGCCGGCTTTTCTTGAAGACTGCCTCACCTCTTCTTCATGGCCGTTGTGCACGATGATGTTTTTTATTTCGCTGTTTATATTGAGGAATTCGAAGATCGGCAGACGCCCGCGGTAGCCTGTTTTGCTGCAGTATTCACACCCCGCAGCCCTGTAGAAGGTATTCTGACGGGCGTATTCCTCACTGATTTGGAGCTTTTCCTTTTCCTCCTCAGTTAGTTCGGTTTGCTCCTTGCACCTCTCACAAAGCCTTCTGATGAGCCTTTGAGCTATCACGAGATTCACAGCAGAAGCAAGAAGATACGGCTCAAGACCCATATAAAGCAGTCTGCTCACAGCACTGGGCGCATCGTTGGTATGCAGAGTACTGAGCACCAGGTGCCCTGTGAGGGCAGCCTTAACTGCAATCTCCATAGTTTCGTTGTCTCTTATTTCTCCAAGAAGGATAATATCCGGGTCCTGCCGCAGGATTGAACGAAGGCAGGCGGCAAAGCTCAGGCCTATGCTTGACTTAACCTGAACCTGATTTATGCCCTCAAGCCTGTATTCTACAGGGTCCTCAACTGTAGTAATATTTTTTGAAGGATCGAAAAGGTAGCTCAGAGCTGAGTAGAGTGTGGTGCTTTTTCCGCTGCCTGTAGGGCCGGTAACGAGAATAATCCCGTGCGGCTTGCTCAGTGAATTCTTCATAACCTTCAAAAGGTTCGGTTCAAAACCAACGCTTGCAAGGTCGTGTTTTAGCGAAGACTGGTCCAGTATTCGCATTACTATCTTCTCGCCGTAGATTGTAGGTATTGAACTCACTCTCACATCAACGGCCTTTCCCGCTAGTTTAACCTTGAACCTTCCGTCCTGAGGAACACGCCTTTCAGTAATGTTCATCTGAGAAAGTATTTTAAGCCTTGTAAGAACCCCGGGCTGCATCTTTCTAGGCGGCGGGCACATATTCTGCAAAACACCGTCCACACGCATCCTTATCTGCATGGTTTTCTCTTGCGGCTCAACGTGGATATCGCTGGCCCTGCTCTTTATTGCCTGGCTGAGCATCAAATCCACAAACCTTATTACAGGCGCCTTGCCGGCCTCAGACTCCACGTTGAGATCAGATACTGTGTCCTCTTCGGCCTCTTCCTCGCCAGAATCAAATTCCAGCTCAACTATATCTCTAAGCTGCTGCTCCTCTATATCAGAGCCGTGATATATCAGCTCAATCGTCTTTTCGATATCTGATTTGCACGCTATAAAGAGATTGAGATTGGTTTTCAGTTTGCTTTTTATGTTGTCAACAGCCACCACATTAAGAGGATCGGCTATTGCTATTGAGATAGAATCGGGATTTTCCTGTACTATCACTGCATTGAAGCGCCGTGCCATCATTTCAGGCAGCTTTCTGGCAATTTCAATATCAACGCCGGAGAGAACATCGCCGCTCATAAATTCAATGCCGAAATATTCTGAAAGGCAGTTGGTCAGCTGTTTTTCAGAAAATGCTCCTCTGCTTTGCAGAAACTCGCCTATACGCTTGCCAGAGGGCTGGGCGTCCAAGGCTTCTGCAAGCTCAGTTTCGCCTATTTTGCCTTGAGAAACGAGCCATTGTCCAAATTTAATCTTTTCCGCCATGGATTTCCTTTTGAATAATGATATCCTATTGTATAATACGCAGGTGATAATACAAGCTTTTTTAATAAAAAATAAAGTAAAAACTCGTAACTCAATTCTCATATATTTAAGTGTATAGGCTTAAATGCAAATGAGTAAATGATTTACAGCTTTTTGAGTCTTTTCAGAATCGGCATAATTGCCAGATTTCAGATGCCGGCAGAAATTCTGAACATAATAAAGCTTTATGGGTATATATTATATTATAAGCGTATGGTTTGCGGCCTCAAAAATTAAATTTCCATTTTTTGAAAATCAGTGTTGCAGATTTTTAATCTGAAATCATTAAATAAATGAAAAAATAAAATCAGGAATATTGCTTTGAAAGCGGAGATTCAAAAAAATACTGATCTGCATACCGGCGAGAAGTTTACAGATCTTCTCACCGGAAACCAAAGGCAGATTCATGCTTATATAATAAGCCTTGTTGGCAACTTCAATGATTCTGAAGACATTCTTCAGGAAACCACCAAGGAGATGTGGCAGAAGTTTGAAGATTACAAACTGGGCACAAATTTCCTTGCATGGGGTAAAAAGATCGCTTACTACAAGGTTCTGGAGTATAGAAACAGAAACAAGCGGAAAAAGTTTGTTTTCGATGATTACATACTCCAGCAGATAAGCAAGGAGTCTGTTTCGGAGCTGAAAGACGCAAACTCTTACACTATGTTTCTTGAGGATTGCCTTAAAAAACTCAGAGATGCGGATTTGAATCTCGTTAAGTCTTTGTATGTGGAGCAGAAAACTGTTAAAGATCTTTGTGCGAGCCTGAACCGCTCTCACCAGAGCATATACAGGAGCCTTGGAAGAATTCTAAACCTGCTGCGGCAGTGTATTCTCAGGGCATCAATGAGGGCAGGAAATGAATAGACAAACAATTTTAGAATTTAGAAGCCTGTGCATTAAGCTTTTCGAAGGGTCTCTGGATGATCATGAAAGCCAAAGGCTTAATGAGCTTATGTATCACCCTGCGCTGAGGAAGGTCTATTTCGGTTTGGTTAAAGTCAATCTCTCTCTTAAATTCGCAGGCGAATGCTGCAGAGAATCTTCAGAACTTCTAAGTGAAGAAACTTTTGTTGAACAGGTATGGGAGAGTCTCGCAGAAGAGGAGAAAAATGCTGAGCCTGCTCAAAGGTTTGAATCTATTGAAGAATCGCCAAGAAGAGTGAACAGGAAGGTTTATCAGCAAAAACAGCCAAGGCAGATCAGCAAATTCAATCTCTATTCAGCTATCACCGGCGCTGCTGCCCTGATATTTCTATTCATTTTTGCAAGCCTTTCGCCGGAGAGAGCAGCAGTGAAAGTGGCGGCGGTTAGAGATTCACTTGATGTTAAGTTTGCAGATGACTCTAAGAGATATTCCAAGGGCGATATCATCTGGGCTGAGGAAACTATTAAAATTTCCGAGGGGTTCATTGAATTTGCAACTGCGCGGGATGTTCTTATAACAGTTGAAGCACCGGCTGAGTTTGAATTCAATAAGCAGGACGATATGCAGCTCGAATACGGCCAGCTTTACGCAAATGTCGGCGAGAATGGGATTGGTTTCACTGTCCATACAGACAATATGCGATTGATTGATCTTGGAACCGAGTTCGGCGTTTACAGGGATAAAAAGGGCTGGACAGAAGTTCATATGATAGACGGCGAAGCAGCTCTTGTGGCTGGCGGGTCTTGGTTTAAGAAAACCAAACAGCAGCTGTTTCAAGGGCAGGCAAGGGGCGTTTCCGGAAACGGAACCAGTGTAGAAGAGCTTGATTCTAAGCCGGAAAAATTTGCCCGATACATTAACTCAGACCATAAATCTGTATGGCGAGGACAGAAAACATTAGGCCTTGCTGATATTGTCGGCGGCGGCAACGGCCTCGGCAGCGGCGAGTATAAATCCGGCATAGATACAGCTTCTGGTGAATATACTGCGGACATTAACAGGCTTAATTCGCTCAAGTCTTCCAGCGGCAATAGATATTTTAATGTCAAATCTCTTCCGTTTGTTGACGGGGTATTTATCCCGGACGGCGAGTTTGGCTCAGTTCAGGTTACAAGCCAAGGCCATACATTCAGCGAGCTGTCAGATACAGACGGAAAATACTGGATCGGGCTCCTTAACGGCGCATACCATCCGAGGCTGAATGATGTTCTGCCGCATACACTTACTTTACAGGGAGCAAAGCAGAGTTATCCTGAAAATTCAGCATTGTTTATACATCCAAATCAGGGAATCACATTTGACCTAAATAAAATAAGGCAGATTGTTGAAGGAAATCAGTTTGCCAGGTTTACCGCCGAATTCGGGCTTTCAGACAGCGTGTTTGACAACGACAACTTTGTTGTACCTCTGAATAATTTTGAGGTGTTCAAGGAGGGCCAGCTAAATTGCGATTTGCAGGTGCTCGTTGATGGTCAGCTTCGATTTGAGAAAAGGAACCAATCCCCCTCGCAAAAGCCGAGCAGGGTGGATCTAACACTAAAACCGCAAGATCGCTTCTTGACCATCATTGTATCAAATCCTGTCGAAGACAATCTGCCTGATTCCGGTTTTGTCTGGGCATTTATGAGAGAGCCCAATCTCCATATCAGGAGAAATTAACAAGAGCAGTATTTGCAGTTATGAAAAGTAACTAAACAATAAAGAGGATAAAATGAATAATACAAAAAAAGGATTTACACTTATAGAGCTTCTGGTTGTTATTTCAATCATAGCTCTGTTAATGGCAATTCTTATGCCTGCTTTGAGCAAGGCAAGGGAGCAGGGCAAAAGGATGCTCTGCGCTAATAATCTAAGGCAGTGTGCTGTGGCCTGCCAGATTTATTCCCAGCAGAACAGGGGGGTGTATCCCCTTCAGGCAACCACAGCTTGGGCGTGGGATATTTCTTACTGGACAACCGATCTGATTATCGACAGCGGCGCAGAACCGGATATCTTCTACTGCCCATCAAATACCAAGATGTCTGCCGATAAAGACAGGTACTGGAGATTTGCTGAGATCTGGCCGGAAGCGCCAAATACAAGCCTCGACAGAGAAGAGCCCGATACCCTTTTCCACAGGAGAAATCTCTACAGGGTTTCATCATACTTCTGGTTTTTCGACAGCTACGAGGTGCTTGAGGACAAAAATGCAGGGCGGCCTGACCTTGAAGGAAGGCCGACTACAGACTGGCTCGTTAAATCTCAGGACGTGGAAAACCCCGCTGAGAGGAAAATGATTGCCGATGCTGTTTTCAAGCAGAATGAGCTATACACCCAGATCAAAGGCGGCAATTGGGACGGCTGGCAAAAGACTGACAGAACAAATCACGTTGACGGAGGCGGCGAGCTTAACGGCTCGAATGCTGCTTTCGTTGACGGCCATGTGGAATGGCTTGGCGAAGAGGAACTCGAAAACCCAGACGGCACCGACAGGGTTCGGCTCAGAGTAGGCGGTTCCGGCGGTACCGTAGAGCAGATTTGGTAATTATAATTTAAGCAGTAAACAACAGACGATTTTTTCTGTGTGTTGAAATTCTAATTTAATACTTATTTTTAAGGAGATTCATTATGAAAAGAAGCTTGCTTCTAACAATGTTTCTGGCGGCGCAGTTATTTTTGCTGCAGTCGCTTGCCGTAGGCAGCACTGTTGCCTACTGGCGTTTCGAAGGCGGTACATCCGATGGAGACCCCATCCTGCACGGAGACGCGGCCGACGGAGATTTTTATCCGGCGATAGTTGACAGTTCCGGAAACGGCAACGCCCTTTCTGTATGGCACGAAGGCGCGCACATTTACAGCACGGAGGTTGGATTCACCGAAGTACCTCAAACTGGGGCATCCAATCAGTTCAGTGCTAAGAACAATACCGGCTTCCCCGGAATGTGGACTCAAACAGGCTCTCAAATTAGCAATATGAGCCCGGCTGAGTTTACTATCGAGGCAACCGTAAGGCTCGAAAACGGCGGCTATCGCTGTATAGTCGGTCGAGACAGCTACGGCACTTCACCGCACAACCCTGACCTTGCAGCACTTTATCTTCAGGCTACCCCTGGAAACGGCCTTGCGATAAAATTCTGCGATGTACAGGGTTTTTGGCATGATGCTATTTCAGAGGGCGGAGTGATAGAAACTTACGATTTTGGCACTAATCCTTCTGGTGCAGGCATTCCGTTCTACAGCATAGCGGCAGTTAGCGACGGCGAATACCTTTCGCTCTATCTTTACAACCACGACAGCCCTGAAGAAGGCTACAGGCTTATTGCTCAGGAGAATATGCTCGAAGAAACCGAGAGCACAAATACTGCCCTTACAGCCGGCGCCGGAGACGGCGGAGACTGGGACGCAGGTAACTGGACAGTAACAAGAGGTCTTTACGGCGGCGGTCACGGAGATCGTGCTTGGGGTTTTGTTGATGAAATCAGAATCAGCGATTCAGCCCTTAGAGTTACAGATTTCCTCCAGGGCCCAACACCCTACAACGGTGATGTTGCTCAGCAGTCCGATCCTGTTAACGGCGATGTTGATGTTACATTCAGCTGGGACGCTCCGGGCGAGGATGCCTCTGGAGACGGTTCAAATGCAGTTGAGCCCGATCTTGTAGATCAGTATGTTTTCGTTAGCTCAGGCAATGAAGAAGATCCCGAGCTGTACTACGCAGGCGCAACTGGCGTTGACCCGGGCACAGCAGATCCTGCATCTTCATTTGGCCCGGTTGATCTCAACTACGACAGCACCTATCAGTGGGCAGTAGTGGGCGTTATGGACGGATATCAGCAGAGCCTCACTCCAGGAGTCAGCACGCTTGCAGATGCAGACCCGAACAACAACATTCACGGGCCTGTCTGGGAGTTTGAGTCTATGGCTTCTGTTCCGATAATCGATGAAGACCCCGGCTATGATGTTGTTGCAGATGGCGAAGATGCTTCACTGATTGTTGAGGTAACAAGTGTTACCGCGCCATCATTCCAGTGGTTCAAGTCTGAGGATCAGGCAAATGATACACCTGAAGATGATGCTGCTGTAAGCGATCCTGATGTAACACTTGATATTGCTCAGGACGGCGAAAGCTACACCTGCACAATGACTGTTCCAGCTGCAGCATTTGCAGACGAAGGATATTACTACTGCGAAGTTTCAAATGAAAGCGCAGCTTCAGCAGTTTCACAGGCCGGCGAGATTGAGATCGAAAAGCTGGTTAACTGGTACGAATTTGAGAATAACATTATGGATTCTCAGGGCACAAACCACGGCGTTTCAATGAGAACTGATCCAAACGCTCCGTTTGATTATGCATCAGGAATGGTTGGACAGGCTATTTCTCTCAATGCCGACGGTGTAGGCGATTCATTCGAAATAGACCAGTCTGTAAAGGCAAACTTCACTATTGAGATGTGGGTTAAGACAACAGGCGATTCTCCAGGAACCGACGGCTGGTATAACGGCTTAGGCCTTGTTGACGGCGAACAGAACGGACAAGTTGACGATATGGGGACAGCCCTGCTCGACGGCAAATTTGCTCTGGGAATCGGTGATTACGACGGCGAAATGCAGATGACGCTTAAGTCTGAATCAGACATCAACGACGACACCTGGCATTACTGCGTTGCAACACGCAACTATGAGACAGGCGATATGAAGGTTTATGTTGACGGCGTGCTTGAGGCCTCTTTAAGCGGAGCCACAGGGCTGAAAGATGAGCCTGAAACACTTCGAATCGGAGCATTGCATACCGGTATGAATTTCTTCCCCGGACTGATCGATGAGCTCAAGCTCTACAACTACGAGCTTTCTGAGGTAGAAATTGCCGATAACTATACTTCTCTAACTGGCGAGTCTGTTTGCCTTACCTCTCAAGCACCTGATAAAGGCCTTGATGTAAATGATGACTGCCAGATTGATATGGCTGATTTCGCCGGCCTTGCTGCCGAATGGCTCACTAGCGGCATTTTCCCAGTTCAGTAATGGTGTTTGATTTACAATGATAATGTTATAAAACTTGCAGACCAGAGCTTATCTCTCTGCAGGTAATAACAATAAGGAGATTAATTATGAGTAAAAAATTACTTTTAACAGTATTCTTTGCGGCGCAGATATTCCTTCTGCAGTCGCTTGCGGTAGGCGAAACTATTGCCTATTGGCGTTTTGAAGAAGGCCCAGCAGACGCTCAGGTTCTCCACGGGGCTGGCGAAGGTCAATTCGCTCCGGATATACCTGATGCTTCCGGTAATGGCAATGACCTTTCGGTATGGAACGAGTCGTTCGCAGGATATGGTTTCAGAAGCGAAGTCGGCTATGATACCGTCCCATACACTGGGCAGGCAAACAACTTCAGCGTTAAAAATACAGGCGGCTCGCCAGGTATGTTCACTCAAACCGGCTCTCAGATCAGCACTATCGAGCCGTCAGAGTTTACAATTGAGGCCACCTTCAGGCTTGAAAACGGCGGTTATCGCGGCATCATCAACAGAGACAGCCAAGGCAGTGTAACAGGAGATGCTGCGCTTTCAGCTCTTTATTTTCAGGCTATTCCGGAGAACGGCGTTGCAATAAAATTCTGCGATGTTCAGGGCTACTGGCATGATGCTATCTCAGAAACAGGCGTTATAGAAACCTATGACTGGGGAACAAACCCCTCTGGTGCAGGCGTTCCTTTCTACAGCATGGCAGCAGTGAGCGATGGCGAATTTCTTTCGCTGTATCTCTACAACCATGATATGCCCGAGGAAGGCTATAAGCTTGTTGCTCAGGAGAATATGCTCGAAGAGACAGACAGCACAAACACCGCTCTCACATCTGGTACTGGAGACGGCGGAGACTGGGATGCAGGTAATTGGACTGTAGGAAGAGCTTTATTCAATGGCGGACACGTTGACCGTGCATACGGCTATATTGATGAGGTAAGGATCAGCAATTCTGCCCTAAGGATAACAGATTTGCTTCAAGGCCCAACACCTTACAATGGAGGCGTTTCTCAGGAATCAGACCCTGCAAACAGCGATGTAAATGTTACTTTCAGCTGGGATGCTCCGGGCGAGGATTCATCTGGAGACGGTTCAAATGCTGTTGAGCCGGACCTTGTAGATCAGTATGTTTTCATTAGCTCAGGCGATGAAGAAGACCCTGTGCTTTACTATGCAGGAGCAACTGGCTCAGACCCGGGCACAGACAACCCGGCATCTTCCTTTGGCCCTGTTGACCTCAGTTACGATACTTCATATCACTGGGCAGTTGTTGGCGTTATGGACGGTTACGAGCAAAGCCTCACTCCGGGCGTCAGCACCCTTGCAGATGCTGACCCGAATAACAACATACACGGGCCTGTCTGGGAGTTTGATGCAATGGCATCTGTACCTGTTATTGATGAGAACCCGGAATATCAAGTCGTCGCAGACGGCGAGGATGCCTCGTTCACTGTAGAGGTAACAAGCGTTACTGCCCCTTCATTCCAGTGGTATAAATCTGAAGATCAGGCAAGCGATACCCCTGAAGACGACACCGCACTGAATGAGCCGGAGGTAACTCTGGATATTTCTCAGCACGGCACAACGTATGACTGCACTATGATCTTACCAGCAGCCGCTCTTGCTGATGAAGGCTACTACTACTGCGAAGTTACAAACGAGAGCTCCGTTTCGGCATTTAGCGATGCCGCCCAGCTCGAAATTGAAAGGCTTCTGCACTGGTACGAATTCGAGAACAATATCATGGATTCGCAGGGAACAAATCACGGCGTTTCAATGAGAACTGATCCAAATGCTCCATTCGATTATACAGAGGGTATGGTAGGAGATGCTATCTCTCTGAATGCCGAGAGCGTTGGCGATTCATTCGAAATCGATTGGACATTGAAGTCTAATTTCACAATTGAAATGTGGGTTAAAACCACTGCAACTCCGCAGGGCGGAGACAACTGGTGGGAAGGCGCCGGCCTTGTTGACGGCGAGCTGCCCGGATGGTCAGATGATTTAGGGGCTGTTTATCTCGACGGCAAATTTGCCCTCGGCGTAGGCGATCCTGATGACGGGAATATTACCCTTAAATCAAATACCGATTTGAATGACGGAACCTGGCACTATTGCGTTGCTACCCGTGATTATCAAACCGGTGAGATTAAGGTATTTGTTGACGGTGTTCTCGAAACCGAAACTGTTGCTCCTGCCGGCCTGAAACAAGGCGGGGATAACATTCGGATTGGTGCTATTCAAACCGGCAGCAATTTCTTCAAAGGACAGCTTGATGAAGTTAAGATTTATAACTATCAGCTCTCTGAGCTTGATATAGCTCAAAAATACACCACAGTAACTGGTGAAACAGTTTGTGTTGCTTCTCAGCGTCCGGATGAAGGCCTTGATACAAACAACGACTGCCAAATCAATATTGATGATTTTATGGTTATGGCATCTGAATGGCTTGTAAGCGGGATCTATCCTGCAGACTAATCGGGTTGATTCTTGCTTCTAAGTAAACAAACAGCAGGCGAGGGATTAAGTCCTTCGTCTGCTTTTTTAAAAAAATTTCTCTTGAACTAAATCTCTTCCTGATTTTTACCGTATATACGTCCATACTTCTTCGTATAAATTTAATGTTGAAAATTGAATGATTTCTTTCATATATAAGTGAATTCACAAATCGAAAGTGTTTTTATAAGGTTGCCAAATGAATTTATTGATTCGCAATTACAGCCAAAAGCTCTTAGGGTTCTTTGCCTTTTTCCTGCTTTTATCAGCAGCGCTTCAGGCAGGAGAAACTTATACAAATCCTGTAATCTCCGAGATAGGGCCGGCAGACCCGACGATAATCAAGTACGACGGGAAATACTATATGTATCCTACCGGTGATAATGTCAGCTATCATGTTTACACATCCACAGACCTTGTCAACTGGACAAAGGGGGGCAGAGTGTTCCAGCCGGGCGGAGTGAATATCTGGGCTCCGGATGTTTACTACAACGAAGACGACGGCAAATTTTATATGTATTACACCGCGGATTTCAAAATCGGCGTTGCAACATCGAACAGACCGGACGGGCCGTTTATAGATCAGGGCATAATTCTGGATGGTTTCATAGATGCCCACTTATTCAAAGACGCCGGCAATTATTATCTGTACTTCACAGATATCGGCCATATGTACGTTCAGCAGATGTCCAGTCCAACTCAGCTAACAGGCGAGAAGCAGGCTATCCTTCAGCCCGATCAGGGTTGGGACCAGGAGGCAGGCTGGGTGAATGAAGGCCCGTGGATGCTAAAACACAACGGTACATACTACCTCCTGTTTTCAGGCAGCGGGGCGGATACTCCCGAATACGCTGTGGGCTATGCAACTGCCGACAACCCTATGGGACCGTTTACAAAATACGAAAACAATCCCATCATCGAAAGGGGCGGCGGTGTTTATGGCCCAGGGCACGGCTCTGTTACCACAGACGATGATGGAAATCTCTGGCATATTTATCACCAGAAACAGGACGATAATGTGGATTGGAATCGTTTTATCTGCATTGATCCGATGTGGTTCGACTCAAACGGTGTCTTACACAGCCGAGCTACGAGGGGCGAGGAGCTTCCTGCCCCCAAGATTGACGGCAACAAGCCCGAACTTGCATATTGGCGTTTTGAAGAAGGCCCCGCAGATGCGCAGGTCTCTCACGGAGGGCTTGAAGACGGGCTCTTCTATCCGGCTGTCCCTGATGTTACCGGAAACGGAAACCCGCTTTCTGTTTGGAACGAAAGCTTTGGCGGATACGTTTATAAAGATCAAACTGCCTTCGATACCGTTCCTTTAACAGGGCAGGCGAATAATTTCAGCGTTAAAAATTCCGGCGGAAACCCCGGGATGTTCACAGGGACAGGTTCATTTCTGTCTTCAGTGAGCCCTTCAGAATTCACTGTACAGGCAACTTTCAAGCTGGAGGACGGTGGCTATCGCGGGATTGTAGGCAGAGACAGCTTCGGCTCGGCAGATAAAGACACGCAGCTTTCAGCTTTTTATTTGCAGGCGATTCCTAATAACGGGATTGCTGTTAAATTCTGTGATGTGCAGGGATATTGGCACGATGCAATCTCAGACATTGGTATTATAGAAACCTACGACTGGAATTCGAATCCTTCCGGCGAGGGAGTCCCTTTTTACAGCGCAGCAGCAGTAAGCGACGGAGAATTCCTTTCGCTCTACCTCTACAACCATGATAACCCCGAGGAAGGCTATAAGCTCGTCGCTCAGGAGAATATGCTCGAAGAAACTGAAAGCACAAATACCGCCCTCACTGCCGGCGCAGGAGATGGGCCGGACTGGGACGCCGGCAACTGGACTGTAGGCAGGGCTATGTTTGACGGCGGACATGCAGACCGTGCTTGGGGCTATATTGATGAGGTGAGAATAACCGCCGGAGACCTCAGGGTTACAGACCTCCTCCAAGGGCCTTCCCCCTACAACCCTGAAACGGCTTTAACTGCGGATATGGACAACTATGTGGTTGATGCCTATCTCTCCTGGAATGCTCCGGGAACGCCCG
This window of the Sedimentisphaera salicampi genome carries:
- a CDS encoding type II secretion system protein; this translates as MNNTKKGFTLIELLVVISIIALLMAILMPALSKAREQGKRMLCANNLRQCAVACQIYSQQNRGVYPLQATTAWAWDISYWTTDLIIDSGAEPDIFYCPSNTKMSADKDRYWRFAEIWPEAPNTSLDREEPDTLFHRRNLYRVSSYFWFFDSYEVLEDKNAGRPDLEGRPTTDWLVKSQDVENPAERKMIADAVFKQNELYTQIKGGNWDGWQKTDRTNHVDGGGELNGSNAAFVDGHVEWLGEEELENPDGTDRVRLRVGGSGGTVEQIW
- a CDS encoding GspE/PulE family protein, encoding MAEKIKFGQWLVSQGKIGETELAEALDAQPSGKRIGEFLQSRGAFSEKQLTNCLSEYFGIEFMSGDVLSGVDIEIARKLPEMMARRFNAVIVQENPDSISIAIADPLNVVAVDNIKSKLKTNLNLFIACKSDIEKTIELIYHGSDIEEQQLRDIVELEFDSGEEEAEEDTVSDLNVESEAGKAPVIRFVDLMLSQAIKSRASDIHVEPQEKTMQIRMRVDGVLQNMCPPPRKMQPGVLTRLKILSQMNITERRVPQDGRFKVKLAGKAVDVRVSSIPTIYGEKIVMRILDQSSLKHDLASVGFEPNLLKVMKNSLSKPHGIILVTGPTGSGKSTTLYSALSYLFDPSKNITTVEDPVEYRLEGINQVQVKSSIGLSFAACLRSILRQDPDIILLGEIRDNETMEIAVKAALTGHLVLSTLHTNDAPSAVSRLLYMGLEPYLLASAVNLVIAQRLIRRLCERCKEQTELTEEEKEKLQISEEYARQNTFYRAAGCEYCSKTGYRGRLPIFEFLNINSEIKNIIVHNGHEEEVRQSSRKAGFDGLLESGVRRMAVGITTAEEVLAAAYSSL
- a CDS encoding type II secretion system F family protein, whose product is MKTFKYILRDESGKQYTGTYEAVSHSEVIVWARCQGRIPVLIEELDTRKKKSRKKKRNVKHVSLSEMAAFCWQIGTMMGGGVSITESLETISDDIDNEYFEKTLNSISEDIKAGSTFTDALKKHPKVFNTFFRAMSLAGETSGNMPQVFERLADYYVKREKLLKDVKGALSYPCFVAGFVVLIVTVMGLLIIPRFKSMFEMFKNELPAFTEVYMSCYDYISRNIWWMGLIIIALWISGHFYSKTINGHRNLSKLVLRLPFFNNIIINSFITTFCQTTSTLFMSGVSVLETLEIIKAMNSNDIIRESITNIQKRIEEGDNISSAIESTEMFPNLVIKMAQVGEQSGSLSNVFDKTSEQFQRQLEGSIKAMTKMIEPVMMMLVGSLVLVTVIALYLPVFTMSDV
- a CDS encoding FecR domain-containing protein → MNRQTILEFRSLCIKLFEGSLDDHESQRLNELMYHPALRKVYFGLVKVNLSLKFAGECCRESSELLSEETFVEQVWESLAEEEKNAEPAQRFESIEESPRRVNRKVYQQKQPRQISKFNLYSAITGAAALIFLFIFASLSPERAAVKVAAVRDSLDVKFADDSKRYSKGDIIWAEETIKISEGFIEFATARDVLITVEAPAEFEFNKQDDMQLEYGQLYANVGENGIGFTVHTDNMRLIDLGTEFGVYRDKKGWTEVHMIDGEAALVAGGSWFKKTKQQLFQGQARGVSGNGTSVEELDSKPEKFARYINSDHKSVWRGQKTLGLADIVGGGNGLGSGEYKSGIDTASGEYTADINRLNSLKSSSGNRYFNVKSLPFVDGVFIPDGEFGSVQVTSQGHTFSELSDTDGKYWIGLLNGAYHPRLNDVLPHTLTLQGAKQSYPENSALFIHPNQGITFDLNKIRQIVEGNQFARFTAEFGLSDSVFDNDNFVVPLNNFEVFKEGQLNCDLQVLVDGQLRFEKRNQSPSQKPSRVDLTLKPQDRFLTIIVSNPVEDNLPDSGFVWAFMREPNLHIRRN
- a CDS encoding sigma-70 family RNA polymerase sigma factor — translated: MKAEIQKNTDLHTGEKFTDLLTGNQRQIHAYIISLVGNFNDSEDILQETTKEMWQKFEDYKLGTNFLAWGKKIAYYKVLEYRNRNKRKKFVFDDYILQQISKESVSELKDANSYTMFLEDCLKKLRDADLNLVKSLYVEQKTVKDLCASLNRSHQSIYRSLGRILNLLRQCILRASMRAGNE